The following proteins are co-located in the Deltaproteobacteria bacterium genome:
- a CDS encoding metallophosphoesterase, producing MKAIWLNDIHLEFLGNPEIESFVRSLADNKADGVLIAGDIAQAHTVSTYLSRLQHALAVPIYFVLGNHDFYHGSIAGVRSAITDLVHQSSNLHWLSESGAVPLTTTTCLVGHDGWGDGRLGDFEHSDVQLNDFRLIAELAGLCRAGLLQRLTQLGDEAAEHFKSVLPDALQSAEHVVVLTHVPPFKEASWYDGRYCDPDWLPFFSCKAVGDVLAEAMRNHPDKRMTVLCGHTHGGGRSEILPNLVTFTGPAEYGRPAIQKVFEWD from the coding sequence ATGAAGGCAATCTGGTTGAACGACATCCATTTGGAGTTCCTCGGGAATCCGGAGATCGAGTCCTTTGTCCGATCGCTGGCTGACAACAAAGCTGACGGCGTGCTGATTGCCGGTGACATTGCGCAAGCACACACTGTCTCCACATATCTTTCCCGTTTACAGCACGCGCTTGCAGTCCCTATCTACTTCGTCCTTGGGAATCACGATTTTTACCACGGATCAATCGCAGGAGTCAGATCAGCCATCACAGACCTTGTTCACCAGTCCTCCAACTTGCATTGGCTAAGCGAAAGCGGTGCTGTGCCGCTAACCACTACCACGTGCCTGGTCGGGCATGACGGCTGGGGGGATGGGAGGCTTGGTGACTTCGAACACTCCGATGTTCAACTCAACGACTTCCGGCTAATCGCTGAGTTGGCTGGCCTCTGTCGAGCAGGTCTGCTTCAACGACTTACCCAGCTTGGTGATGAAGCGGCAGAGCACTTCAAGTCAGTCCTCCCCGACGCCCTTCAGTCTGCGGAACATGTGGTGGTCCTGACCCATGTGCCGCCATTCAAGGAAGCCTCGTGGTATGACGGACGGTACTGCGATCCCGACTGGTTGCCGTTTTTTTCCTGCAAGGCCGTGGGAGATGTCTTAGCCGAGGCGATGCGCAATCATCCTGATAAGAGAATGACCGTGCTCTGTGGGCACACTCATGGAGGAGGGAGATCCGAGATTCTTCCGAACCTTGTCACATTCACTGGACCGGCTGAGTATGGCCGCCCAGCAATTCAGAAGGTATTCGAATGGGACTGA
- a CDS encoding MFS transporter: MIKINERIMITIVPFWMDLSASVFYLAAPLVVIDLGGNPIELGLIGTITASVHMILAHLAGRLSDRFGRRALIVAGPFIFGGSCLLMTQAGEVKQVLALAALNGLGMAIFWPSFQAWIAEMQTGSGLARKIGSFNMSWTASHLIGPTLSGLLFGLHPRLPFWAAAALSLLLFLLLWASLSDREPQPEKIKESFLQEGKESGGPMTFLYAIWIANFASFFILGNARYQFPKLARELTMSPYAIGLLMSCIGLAQFLGFFFLRGSDRWHFNKFYLLGAQLLAATGLVLVFSFSQQLVFTSAFIMLGLCASLTYYSSLYYSVRLLKRKGKGTGLHESILGSGVVLGPLLGGIVAHSAGLRAPYILCLAVLAGVIAVEFVLIRRKGKLSPRERYTSGIGPEVL; encoded by the coding sequence ATGATCAAGATCAATGAAAGAATAATGATAACCATCGTTCCCTTCTGGATGGACTTGAGCGCGAGTGTTTTTTACCTGGCTGCTCCCCTGGTGGTCATCGACCTCGGGGGCAATCCGATTGAGCTGGGTTTGATCGGAACGATTACCGCCTCGGTTCATATGATCCTGGCCCATCTGGCGGGCCGCCTTTCGGACCGGTTCGGAAGGCGCGCGCTGATTGTTGCCGGTCCTTTCATCTTCGGGGGTTCATGCCTGCTGATGACCCAGGCCGGAGAGGTGAAGCAGGTCCTGGCTCTTGCCGCTCTAAATGGTTTGGGCATGGCCATTTTCTGGCCTTCCTTCCAGGCCTGGATCGCTGAAATGCAGACCGGTTCGGGTCTGGCCCGGAAAATCGGAAGCTTCAACATGTCCTGGACAGCCTCCCATCTCATCGGCCCGACTCTGTCCGGGCTCCTCTTCGGGCTTCATCCCCGCCTCCCTTTCTGGGCCGCTGCGGCTCTTTCCCTTCTGCTTTTCCTTCTTTTGTGGGCATCGTTGAGCGACAGGGAGCCCCAGCCGGAAAAAATAAAGGAATCTTTTCTCCAGGAGGGTAAGGAATCCGGCGGGCCCATGACCTTCCTCTACGCCATTTGGATCGCCAACTTTGCCTCCTTTTTTATCCTGGGAAATGCCCGGTATCAATTTCCCAAACTGGCCCGGGAATTAACCATGAGCCCCTATGCCATCGGGTTGCTCATGAGCTGCATCGGCCTGGCTCAATTCCTGGGGTTCTTTTTCCTGCGGGGAAGCGATCGCTGGCACTTCAATAAATTTTATCTCCTCGGCGCTCAACTATTGGCCGCAACAGGGTTGGTTTTGGTTTTTTCCTTCAGTCAGCAGCTGGTCTTTACCTCCGCCTTCATCATGCTTGGCCTTTGTGCCAGCCTGACTTACTATTCCAGCCTGTATTATTCGGTCCGTCTCCTGAAGAGAAAAGGGAAGGGAACCGGCCTGCACGAATCCATCCTGGGAAGCGGGGTGGTATTGGGCCCGCTTCTCGGCGGGATCGTGGCCCATTCCGCCGGCCTGCGGGCCCCTTATATTCTCTGCCTGGCAGTCCTGGCCGGGGTGATTGCGGTTGAATTCGTCCTTATCAGGAGAAAAGGAAAACTGTCGCCAAGGGAAAGGTATACCTCCGGAATCGGACCTGAGGTGCTCTAA
- a CDS encoding FAD-dependent oxidoreductase — MPKERLIVIGGNAAGMSAASQAGRQRPELEIIALEQSPHTSYSAUAMPYYIGRVVDDAQSLVVRSPEAFRKQGIDARIFHRVDEVDIQKRRVKVEDLKRGRSAWETFDQLMIATGAIPIRPKVPGLDARGVYELTTLQSGLEVRRAVDEAQPKKVVIIGGGYIGLEMAENLVRRGLEVSLVEKTAQVMNTLDADMAAPLADALVAAGIQLYLGESLISFEAVEGTIRGVTTDKRTLPADLVLIGLGVRPNSALAAQAGIPLGETGGIKIDNRMQTEIAGIWSAGNCAESFHRVSRRPFSLALGTVANKQGRVAGINIAGGQATFPGVVGTAMVKVFDWEVARTGLQEKELQQLGFPYVSAKIASQTRARYYPGTGQITVKILAEKGSGRLLGGQIVGKEGAGKRIDMLATALQGGMTVEDVINLDLGYSPPFSPVWDPVAIAARQVANLV; from the coding sequence ATGCCTAAAGAACGTTTAATCGTAATCGGCGGGAATGCCGCAGGAATGAGCGCTGCCTCCCAGGCTGGCCGTCAGCGCCCGGAGCTGGAAATCATCGCCTTGGAACAGAGTCCCCACACCTCCTATTCCGCTTGAGCCATGCCTTATTACATCGGCAGGGTTGTCGATGATGCCCAATCACTGGTGGTCCGCTCCCCCGAGGCCTTCCGGAAGCAGGGAATCGATGCCCGCATCTTCCATAGGGTGGACGAGGTTGATATCCAAAAAAGAAGAGTAAAGGTAGAAGATCTAAAAAGAGGGCGGAGCGCCTGGGAGACTTTCGATCAGCTCATGATCGCCACCGGCGCGATCCCGATTCGTCCGAAGGTTCCCGGGCTGGACGCCAGGGGAGTGTACGAACTGACTACCCTCCAGAGCGGGCTCGAGGTACGACGAGCCGTGGACGAGGCCCAACCCAAAAAGGTAGTGATCATCGGGGGAGGCTACATCGGGCTGGAGATGGCGGAAAATCTGGTCCGGCGCGGCCTGGAGGTATCCCTGGTCGAAAAGACGGCCCAGGTGATGAATACTTTGGACGCCGACATGGCTGCTCCTCTTGCGGACGCCCTGGTGGCCGCCGGGATTCAACTTTACCTGGGAGAATCGCTCATCAGTTTTGAAGCGGTTGAGGGAACCATCCGTGGAGTTACCACGGACAAAAGGACCCTTCCGGCAGATCTTGTTCTCATTGGTCTCGGCGTACGTCCCAATTCGGCTTTGGCTGCTCAGGCCGGGATCCCGTTGGGGGAAACGGGAGGCATCAAAATCGACAACCGCATGCAGACTGAAATTGCCGGAATTTGGTCGGCGGGAAATTGTGCTGAATCATTCCATCGAGTCAGCCGACGCCCCTTTTCCCTTGCCCTGGGAACCGTGGCCAACAAGCAAGGACGGGTAGCCGGAATCAACATTGCAGGGGGGCAAGCCACCTTTCCCGGAGTTGTGGGAACGGCCATGGTCAAAGTTTTCGACTGGGAAGTAGCGCGAACCGGGCTCCAGGAAAAGGAGCTGCAGCAGCTCGGGTTTCCTTACGTCAGTGCCAAAATTGCCAGCCAGACTCGAGCCCGCTACTACCCCGGCACGGGCCAGATTACAGTAAAAATCCTGGCCGAAAAAGGTAGCGGACGTCTCCTCGGTGGTCAGATCGTTGGCAAGGAGGGGGCGGGAAAACGGATCGACATGCTCGCCACGGCCCTTCAGGGCGGGATGACGGTGGAGGATGTCATCAACCTGGATTTAGGGTACTCCCCTCCCTTTTCCCCCGTCTGGGACCCAGTCGCCATCGCTGCGCGGCAAGTAGCCAACCTCGTATGA
- the serA gene encoding phosphoglycerate dehydrogenase: protein MNTTLKVLVSDNIAPEGKAILEQAPGIEADVRAKVPADELKAIIKNYHGLIVRSATKVTPEVIAVADNLRVIGRAGSGVDNIALPSASKRGVVVMNTPGGNTLSAAEHTLSLILALARHIPQATASIRAGQWEKNRFMGTEISDRTLGIIGLGNIGAVVAQHAESLGMKVIGYDPYLSSEVAAKKNVELLSLDDLFARSDFITMHTPLTPSTKNLLNASAFAKMKKGVYIINCARGGIIDEVALHEAIISGKVAGAALDVFEKEPPGKSPLLELDQVICTPHLGASTTQAQVKVSVAIAEQVVEYLLQGTARHAVNLPSVSAEILALLNPYLLLAEKMGKFQAQITPGSIQEVHLTYSGSVVDMDTPMIAMSLLKGLLDPILEEKVNYVNAPILAKERGIKIVESKSRASEDYTTLLTVKVLTESAQNTVAGTLFGKNEPRIVRINEFVTEAVPAGNILFLHNQDKRGVIGNVGSTLASHGINIGQMHLSRDQIGGTAISLVHVDGPVSQEVLIALQGLPHILAAVQIEL, encoded by the coding sequence ATGAATACAACCCTCAAGGTGCTGGTGAGCGATAACATTGCGCCGGAAGGGAAAGCCATTTTAGAACAGGCGCCGGGGATCGAGGCCGACGTAAGGGCCAAAGTCCCGGCCGATGAGCTCAAAGCCATCATCAAAAACTATCATGGCCTGATTGTCCGCAGCGCCACCAAAGTTACCCCCGAGGTTATTGCCGTCGCGGATAACCTCCGGGTAATTGGGCGAGCCGGATCAGGGGTGGATAACATAGCCCTGCCGTCTGCTTCCAAAAGAGGCGTGGTCGTCATGAACACCCCCGGCGGGAACACCCTCTCGGCGGCGGAACATACCCTTTCCCTGATCCTCGCCTTGGCCAGGCATATTCCCCAGGCTACGGCCTCCATCAGGGCCGGCCAATGGGAGAAAAACCGTTTTATGGGTACCGAAATTAGTGACCGCACCTTAGGCATCATCGGCCTGGGCAACATCGGCGCGGTTGTGGCCCAACATGCCGAATCCTTGGGCATGAAAGTGATCGGTTATGATCCCTATCTTTCCTCGGAAGTCGCGGCCAAAAAGAATGTGGAATTGCTTTCGCTGGATGACCTTTTCGCCCGTTCCGATTTTATCACCATGCATACGCCGCTGACCCCCAGTACGAAAAATTTATTAAACGCCTCCGCCTTCGCCAAGATGAAAAAAGGCGTTTACATTATTAACTGCGCCCGCGGAGGCATTATTGATGAAGTGGCTCTCCACGAGGCCATCATCAGCGGCAAAGTCGCCGGGGCAGCCCTGGATGTTTTCGAAAAGGAACCTCCCGGCAAGAGTCCGCTCCTGGAATTGGACCAGGTCATCTGCACCCCTCACCTGGGGGCTTCCACTACCCAGGCCCAGGTTAAGGTTTCCGTAGCCATTGCCGAACAAGTGGTGGAATATCTTCTCCAAGGAACCGCTCGCCATGCCGTTAACCTTCCTTCCGTGAGCGCGGAGATTCTCGCCCTCCTCAACCCCTACCTTCTACTCGCCGAGAAGATGGGCAAGTTCCAGGCTCAGATTACCCCCGGAAGCATCCAGGAGGTTCATCTTACTTACAGCGGCAGCGTTGTGGACATGGACACCCCCATGATTGCCATGTCCCTCCTGAAAGGTCTTCTCGATCCCATCCTCGAAGAAAAGGTGAATTACGTCAATGCCCCCATTTTGGCCAAGGAACGGGGGATCAAAATCGTGGAATCGAAAAGCCGTGCCTCCGAGGATTATACCACCCTGCTGACCGTTAAGGTTCTGACCGAGAGCGCCCAAAACACAGTGGCCGGCACTCTCTTCGGCAAAAACGAGCCGCGGATCGTGCGCATCAACGAATTCGTCACCGAAGCGGTTCCCGCAGGGAATATCCTCTTCCTCCACAACCAGGATAAACGCGGCGTGATCGGAAACGTGGGCAGCACTCTGGCTTCCCACGGGATCAATATCGGCCAGATGCATTTGAGCCGGGACCAGATCGGCGGAACAGCCATCTCTCTGGTCCACGTGGATGGGCCGGTTTCCCAGGAAGTCTTGATTGCTCTGCAAGGGCTTCCGCATATCCTTGCGGCCGTCCAGATAGAATTGTGA